TCGGGCAGGTCGTAGTAGGTGCCGCGCGAGGTGGTGCGGTACTGCTCGTAGTCGTCGGTGTAGAGCAGGATGGGCCGGCCCAGGTTGGCGTAGTCGAACATCACCGACGAGTAGTCCGTGAGCAGCGCGTCCGAGGCGAGCAGCAGGTCGTTGAGGTCGGTGAAGTCCCGGCCGTCGCGCACCGCGTGGCCCAGCTCGCGGGGCACGGTGTACCGCTCGTAGTAGTGCGGGCGGACCACGATCGTCCATTCGTCCCCGGTGAGCGGGACGAGCCCGGCCAGGTCCACGCGGATGGACTCGCCGCTGCCGCGCGCGCCGTCGCGGAAGGTGGGGGCGTAGAGCAGCACTTTGCTCGCCTGGGGGATCTGGAGCCGTGCGCGGGTGGCGGCGGCCCGGGCGCGCTGCGCGGGTTCGTCGCCGCGGACGAGGACGTCGTTGCGGGGCAGGCCGGTGCGCAGCAGCTCGCCGGTGAAGCCGTTGGCCCGGACGAAGGTCCGCTCGAACTCGGTGCTGGGCGAGATGAGGGCGTCCCAGCGGGCAACCATCTCGCGGTGCTGCCGCTTGCGTTCGGCACTGGCGAGCCGCAGCTCGGGCACGTCGAAGCCCATGTGCTTGAACGCCTGGCCGTGCCAGGTCTGGAGGTAGCGGGTGCCGGGCCGCTTGCCGTAGATCATCGGGAAGCCGTGCGAGTCCACCCAGTATCGCGCGCGGGCGACCGCACGGACGTACTCCCAGCTGCCCCGTCTGATCAGCGGCACGCCCTTGGGGTAGGAGGAGCGGCTGCCGGAGTAGGACCACACGGCGCGCAGCGGCAGGCCGCGCCGGAGCAGCTCCTCGTGGATATAGCGGGGGCTGTCCGCGTAGCCGCGGCCCTCCAGCGCCTCGAAGATCACCAGCTCGTTGTCGATGGGCAGTTTCTGCAGCTCGTGGTAGGTCAGGGCCTTGGCGCGGGGGCCGGTGACGCGGCGGGTCAGCCGGTGGATCCGGCGGCGCAGGGGCGTGAGGCGCGGGGCCAGGATCTCGGCGTGGCCGAGGGCGCCCGCGCGCTCCCAGGTGAAGGTGAGCCGCCCCGCGCCGCGCCCCTCGCAGTCCACCCGGACGCGGTGCCCGGCGAGCGGCCCGTGCAGGGGCAGGGCCACCCGCAGGGCGGGCAGGAAGGCGGGGGCGAGCAGGGGGTCGGTGCGGGTGAGGCCCAGCCGGCCGAGGACGACGACGGGGTGGCGGCGGCCCCGGTACCCCTTGGGCCCGAGCGGGATCAGCCGTGGGTCGAGGGTCAGTTCGGCCGTGAGGACCTCGCCGTCCGCCTCCTCGTAGCGGAAGGGAACGGCCAGCGGTTTGCCGGCCGCGGCAAGCCGCAGCTCGGCCGTGAGGGCTTGCGCCCCGGGCCCGGTCAGCAGCCGTGCCGGGTCGTAGGTGCGCAGGGTGAGCCGCAGCAGCGGCCCGTCGGCCTCCAGCCGGGCGACCTCGTGCCGCAGTGGTCCGGCGG
The window above is part of the Streptomyces syringium genome. Proteins encoded here:
- a CDS encoding bifunctional glycosyltransferase/CDP-glycerol:glycerophosphate glycerophosphotransferase, which produces MTVAHPLPGPDVSVVVIVYNDAGRLPRAVRSVLGQSLRNLEVIIVDDCSTDDTFAVARKLTAADPRVRHIRLPVNSGGCSAPRNAGIDAARAPHLMFLDSDDELPYHSCKSLLLTAEETGADLVTGEVTRLFEESGTTGLWYPGLFEDVRLVEGIRRAPGFFLDHLSTNKLYRADFIARQGLRFPEGIHYEDQLFSAQAFTLARSFAVVPWPVYTWRLAADPERLSISSSRHELRNAADRIHVARLIDTFLEETGNADLRPAKDEKFLRHDLRLYLGDLPFRDRRWTEDFAAEVTPYLDGIAAEAFAAMPREQQICQYLLRAGRLDEAAECARTLDRPQLAPRHVVRRDGRTYWGRELPAGERAAAGLDITDWRLDDQPFAAGPLRHEVARLEADGPLLRLTLRTYDPARLLTGPGAQALTAELRLAAAGKPLAVPFRYEEADGEVLTAELTLDPRLIPLGPKGYRGRRHPVVVLGRLGLTRTDPLLAPAFLPALRVALPLHGPLAGHRVRVDCEGRGAGRLTFTWERAGALGHAEILAPRLTPLRRRIHRLTRRVTGPRAKALTYHELQKLPIDNELVIFEALEGRGYADSPRYIHEELLRRGLPLRAVWSYSGSRSSYPKGVPLIRRGSWEYVRAVARARYWVDSHGFPMIYGKRPGTRYLQTWHGQAFKHMGFDVPELRLASAERKRQHREMVARWDALISPSTEFERTFVRANGFTGELLRTGLPRNDVLVRGDEPAQRARAAATRARLQIPQASKVLLYAPTFRDGARGSGESIRVDLAGLVPLTGDEWTIVVRPHYYERYTVPRELGHAVRDGRDFTDLNDLLLASDALLTDYSSVMFDYANLGRPILLYTDDYEQYRTTSRGTYYDLPDIAPGPMLATTDELAGALKDLGAVREEWAAAYGRFQKMFNSHETGRASEAVVDLFFAEEREGRAR